A genomic window from Nocardioides jiangxiensis includes:
- a CDS encoding STAS domain-containing protein: protein MDLDLSARDHEGVSVVAVKGEIDVYTAPRLRDRITDLVASGTYRIVVDLEGVEFLDSTGLGVLVGGLKKVRAHNGSLQLVCTQERLLKIFRITGLAKVFVIHDDVDAAVAAA, encoded by the coding sequence GTGGACCTGGACCTCTCTGCTCGTGATCACGAGGGCGTGTCGGTCGTCGCCGTGAAGGGCGAGATCGACGTCTACACGGCACCCCGCCTGCGCGACCGGATCACCGACCTGGTCGCCTCCGGCACCTACCGCATCGTGGTCGACCTCGAGGGTGTCGAGTTCCTCGACTCCACCGGCCTGGGTGTGCTCGTCGGCGGGCTGAAGAAGGTCCGCGCCCACAACGGCTCGCTGCAGCTCGTGTGCACGCAGGAGCGCCTGCTCAAGATCTTCCGGATCACGGGCCTGGCGAAGGTCTTCGTCATCCACGACGACGTCGACGCGGCTGTCGCTGCTGCCTGA